From a region of the Hymenobacter jejuensis genome:
- the prmA gene encoding 50S ribosomal protein L11 methyltransferase: MDFVEVRVQAPRELADILIAELAEVGYDTFEDNDDGFCAYIGEGDFNPDAVAEVMSRYEALGELEFEHRVITRQNWNAEWEKNFEPLVIADKVSVRAPFHEPRPDLQYEIVIMPRMSFGTGHHDTTALMITNQLEIDHQGKRVLDMGCGTGILAIMAVLLGADYVLAVDVEPWTAENAADNAVENNVQNKVEARLGDITALDGEAPFDIILANINRNVLLEDMTAYERYLKPGCPILFSGFYEEDLALIRAAAEKAGFRYESHRIQNDWVSAIFYK; the protein is encoded by the coding sequence ATGGATTTTGTAGAAGTGCGCGTGCAAGCTCCGCGCGAACTAGCTGATATACTGATTGCTGAGTTGGCCGAAGTAGGCTACGATACCTTTGAAGACAACGACGACGGCTTTTGCGCCTACATCGGCGAAGGCGATTTCAATCCCGATGCCGTGGCCGAAGTCATGTCGCGCTACGAAGCGCTGGGCGAGCTGGAGTTTGAGCACCGCGTCATTACCCGCCAGAACTGGAATGCCGAGTGGGAAAAGAACTTCGAGCCGCTGGTTATTGCCGATAAAGTGTCGGTGCGCGCTCCTTTCCACGAGCCACGGCCCGACTTGCAGTACGAAATTGTGATCATGCCGCGCATGTCGTTCGGTACCGGCCACCACGATACCACGGCGCTCATGATCACCAACCAACTGGAAATTGACCACCAAGGCAAGCGCGTGCTGGACATGGGTTGCGGCACCGGCATTCTGGCCATCATGGCCGTGCTTTTGGGCGCTGACTATGTGTTGGCCGTCGATGTAGAGCCCTGGACCGCCGAAAACGCTGCCGACAATGCCGTCGAAAACAACGTGCAGAACAAGGTAGAAGCACGGTTGGGCGACATCACGGCTTTGGATGGCGAAGCACCTTTCGACATCATCTTGGCCAATATCAACCGCAACGTATTGCTGGAAGACATGACCGCTTACGAGCGCTACCTCAAGCCGGGCTGCCCCATTTTGTTTAGCGGCTTCTACGAAGAAGATCTGGCCCTAATCCGCGCGGCCGCCGAAAAGGCGGGTTTCCGATACGAAAGCCACCGCATCCAAAACGACTGGGTTTCCGCTATTTTCTACAAGTAG
- a CDS encoding DUF6150 family protein: MFFSLIFSGLLWLSAFTTPSLPATTVAAASAVRSVDPCLIYGSIYLERDPRRRSYCFAAAYEEPDEAFADLMVFKEENKLFADRAGYWYITTSRDFADYVVFVSDKRALADFAIHYTTARSFAGCRKQ; encoded by the coding sequence ATGTTCTTCTCCCTGATTTTTTCCGGCTTGTTGTGGCTGAGCGCCTTCACAACCCCCTCGCTGCCAGCCACTACGGTTGCGGCTGCATCGGCTGTGCGCTCCGTCGATCCGTGCCTGATTTACGGCTCAATCTATCTTGAAAGGGACCCGCGTCGCCGCAGCTACTGCTTTGCGGCCGCGTACGAAGAGCCCGACGAAGCCTTCGCCGACCTCATGGTGTTCAAGGAAGAGAACAAGCTTTTCGCCGACCGCGCGGGCTATTGGTACATCACCACCAGCCGCGATTTCGCTGATTACGTGGTGTTTGTGAGCGACAAGCGCGCGCTAGCCGACTTTGCTATCCACTACACAACCGCCCGCTCTTTTGCTGGCTGCCGCAAGCAGTAG
- the tpiA gene encoding triose-phosphate isomerase, whose product MRKNIVAGNWKMNMTYQDGLALISEITNMVADEVTGSEVEIVVCPPFPLLHAIGKQLPQNDHFHLGAQNCHQKESGAYTGEVSAKMLQSVGVEYVILGHSERRQYFREDDELLSQKLKAALGAGLKPIFCVGESLETREADDTNEFIAKQLQNGLFHLSNEEFDQVVIAYEPIWAIGTGKTATSQQAQEVHAFIREQIARAYDAEAALNTTILYGGSANAQNAKELFSQPDVDGGLIGGASLKSRDFTEIIKSF is encoded by the coding sequence ATGCGCAAGAACATCGTCGCCGGCAATTGGAAAATGAACATGACGTATCAGGACGGCCTCGCTCTGATCTCTGAAATCACGAACATGGTGGCCGACGAGGTGACCGGCTCTGAGGTAGAAATTGTGGTTTGCCCGCCGTTTCCGCTGCTGCACGCCATCGGCAAGCAGTTGCCCCAAAACGATCATTTTCACTTGGGTGCCCAGAACTGCCACCAGAAAGAAAGCGGCGCCTACACCGGCGAAGTATCCGCGAAGATGCTGCAATCGGTTGGGGTTGAGTATGTTATACTGGGGCACTCCGAGCGTCGGCAGTATTTCCGCGAAGACGATGAATTGCTCAGCCAAAAGCTAAAAGCCGCCCTCGGTGCCGGCCTGAAACCGATTTTCTGCGTGGGCGAATCGTTGGAAACGCGCGAAGCCGATGATACCAATGAGTTCATTGCCAAGCAGTTGCAAAACGGCCTGTTTCACCTCTCCAACGAAGAGTTCGACCAAGTGGTAATCGCCTACGAGCCTATCTGGGCTATCGGTACGGGCAAAACTGCCACCAGCCAGCAAGCGCAGGAAGTGCACGCATTTATCCGCGAGCAAATCGCTCGGGCCTACGACGCCGAAGCGGCCCTGAACACAACCATCCTGTACGGTGGTTCGGCTAACGCTCAGAATGCCAAGGAGTTGTTCTCGCAACCCGACGTCGACGGCGGCCTGATTGGCGGTGCTTCGCTCAAGTCGCGCGACTTCACCGAGATCATCAAGTCATTCTAG
- a CDS encoding DUF2251 domain-containing protein encodes MKLAAEEQFLVGGKEIFISSFPGNRDLGVIFEDDGTTGYFYAVNQGGESMVVVDAMHIYNVDDVADKEIAVTGQIFWDEEESAAAMIINGYCHALFDFKRQAGFCRNAYPPSMTQQTEPRELTDDIIQQYFAA; translated from the coding sequence ATGAAATTAGCCGCAGAAGAACAGTTTTTAGTAGGTGGAAAAGAGATCTTTATCAGCAGCTTTCCCGGCAACCGCGACTTAGGAGTGATCTTTGAGGACGACGGCACTACGGGCTATTTCTACGCCGTAAATCAAGGCGGTGAAAGCATGGTCGTGGTGGATGCCATGCACATTTATAACGTCGACGATGTAGCCGACAAAGAGATTGCCGTCACCGGCCAGATTTTCTGGGACGAGGAAGAAAGCGCGGCGGCCATGATCATCAACGGGTATTGCCACGCGCTGTTCGACTTCAAGCGCCAAGCGGGTTTTTGCCGGAATGCCTACCCGCCGTCCATGACACAGCAAACCGAACCGCGCGAATTAACAGACGACATAATTCAGCAATACTTTGCGGCCTGA
- the uvrA gene encoding excinuclease ABC subunit UvrA — protein sequence MAQESLQVAAPAADPIDQLDPREYILIKNARVHNLKNLSVALPRNKFIVVTGLSGSGKSSLAFDTLYAEGQRMYVESLSSYARQFLGRMDKPDVDYIRGISPAIAIEQKVSIKNNRSTVGTSTEIYDYLKLLFARVGRTFSPISGEQVRKDTVADVVDYMFGLPDGSRTMILAPLLPSEEGRPMSKELDLLLQKGYSRIVVDGEMAFIEDLIGEGKPEVQGEVFIMVDRAVIRTGDEDLMFRLSDSVQTAFFEGHGTCIIKLDEETRQFSDRFELDGIVFEEPNVNFFSFNNPYGACQTCEGFGSVLGIDEDLVIPDKSLTVYEGAIAPWRTDKQSEWLKPLLKNGIRFDFPIHRPYNELSEAERTLLWKGNKYFEGLDSYFKWVATQTHKIQYRVLQSRYRGRTTCPDCRGTRLRHDAQYVKIDGQSITDLVLLPVSKALEFFDNLALNEHDAKVAERLSTEITNRLGYLNRVGLGYLTLNRLSSTLSGGESQRISLATSLGSALVGSMYILDEPSIGLHPKDAEQLIGVLRSLQKLGNTVIVVEHEEKMMEEADQIIDIGPEAGSGGGHLMFQGTYPEILKDTKTYTGQYLSGKMEVAVPKDRRPWRNALEVTGARENNLKNVSVKFPLNVMTVVTGVSGSGKSTLVRRILAPALAKQLGGGAGEATGKFDRLTGVNGQVTHVEFVDQNPIGKSSRSNPVTYVKAYDAIRALFADQPLAKARGLKPSHFSFNIEGGRCEVCQGEGQVKIEMQFMADIYLTCESCGGRKFKQDILDVKYKEKGIDEVLDMTIADSIEFFKDQPKVAERLKPLDDVGLGYIRLGQSANTLSGGEAQRVKLASFLTKGNTLQNDKILFIFDEPSTGLHFHDINKLLKALNALVEQGNSVLIIEHNMDIIKCADWVIDLGPEGGINGGHLLFEGTPEEMAKLKDTNHTARFLAEKL from the coding sequence ATGGCCCAAGAATCTCTACAAGTAGCCGCCCCCGCGGCCGACCCGATAGATCAGCTCGACCCGCGCGAATACATTCTTATTAAAAACGCGCGCGTTCACAACCTCAAGAATCTCAGCGTGGCCCTGCCGCGCAACAAGTTTATCGTCGTCACGGGCCTGTCGGGCTCGGGCAAGTCGTCGCTGGCCTTCGACACGTTGTATGCCGAAGGGCAGCGCATGTACGTGGAGAGCTTGTCGAGCTACGCGCGCCAGTTTTTGGGTCGCATGGACAAGCCCGACGTCGACTACATCCGCGGTATTTCGCCGGCCATTGCCATCGAGCAGAAGGTTTCGATCAAAAACAACCGCTCCACGGTTGGCACCAGCACCGAGATCTACGACTACCTGAAATTGCTGTTTGCCCGCGTTGGCCGCACGTTTTCGCCCATCAGCGGCGAGCAGGTGCGCAAAGACACCGTAGCCGACGTAGTTGATTATATGTTCGGCCTGCCTGACGGCTCTCGTACCATGATTCTGGCGCCGCTGCTGCCTTCGGAAGAAGGCCGGCCGATGAGCAAAGAGCTGGATTTGCTTTTGCAGAAAGGCTATTCGCGCATTGTCGTCGATGGCGAAATGGCGTTCATCGAAGATCTGATCGGCGAAGGCAAGCCGGAAGTGCAGGGCGAAGTATTCATCATGGTCGACCGCGCCGTGATTCGGACCGGCGACGAAGATTTGATGTTCCGCCTCTCCGATTCGGTGCAAACCGCGTTTTTCGAGGGCCACGGCACCTGCATTATCAAGCTCGACGAAGAAACGCGCCAGTTTTCGGACCGCTTTGAGCTCGACGGCATCGTGTTCGAGGAGCCCAACGTCAACTTTTTCTCCTTCAATAACCCGTACGGCGCTTGCCAGACCTGCGAAGGTTTTGGCTCGGTGCTGGGCATTGACGAAGACTTGGTCATCCCCGACAAAAGCTTGACCGTCTACGAAGGTGCGATCGCGCCGTGGCGCACCGACAAGCAAAGCGAATGGTTGAAGCCCCTGCTGAAAAACGGCATCCGCTTCGATTTTCCCATTCACCGGCCTTACAACGAGCTTTCGGAAGCCGAGCGCACGCTGCTTTGGAAGGGCAATAAGTACTTCGAAGGGCTTGATTCGTACTTCAAATGGGTGGCCACCCAAACGCACAAAATCCAGTACCGCGTGCTGCAATCGCGTTATCGGGGCCGCACCACTTGCCCCGATTGCCGCGGCACGCGCCTGCGCCACGACGCCCAATACGTCAAGATCGACGGCCAAAGCATCACGGACTTGGTATTGCTACCCGTAAGTAAGGCGCTGGAATTCTTTGATAATCTGGCACTTAACGAGCACGACGCCAAAGTAGCCGAACGCCTCAGCACCGAAATTACCAACCGTTTGGGCTACCTCAACCGCGTAGGCCTGGGCTATCTCACGCTCAACCGCCTGAGCAGCACGCTGTCGGGTGGCGAGTCGCAGCGCATTTCGCTGGCGACGTCGCTGGGTTCGGCGCTGGTGGGCTCGATGTATATTCTCGATGAGCCCAGCATCGGGCTGCACCCGAAAGATGCCGAGCAGCTCATCGGTGTGCTGCGCTCGTTGCAGAAACTCGGCAACACCGTGATTGTGGTGGAGCACGAGGAGAAGATGATGGAGGAAGCCGACCAGATCATCGACATTGGGCCGGAAGCTGGCTCGGGCGGCGGTCATCTGATGTTTCAGGGCACGTACCCTGAGATTCTGAAAGACACCAAAACCTACACCGGCCAGTACTTAAGCGGCAAGATGGAGGTGGCCGTGCCGAAAGATCGGCGGCCGTGGCGTAACGCCCTGGAAGTGACCGGGGCTCGCGAAAACAACCTCAAAAACGTGTCGGTGAAGTTTCCGCTGAACGTAATGACCGTCGTGACGGGCGTTTCGGGATCGGGCAAATCGACGCTGGTGCGCCGCATTCTGGCACCCGCGCTGGCCAAGCAGCTCGGCGGCGGGGCTGGCGAAGCGACCGGCAAATTCGACCGCCTGACCGGCGTAAACGGCCAAGTGACGCACGTCGAGTTTGTGGATCAAAACCCGATTGGAAAGTCAAGTCGTTCTAATCCAGTTACTTACGTAAAGGCTTATGATGCCATTCGGGCGCTGTTCGCCGATCAACCGTTGGCCAAAGCGCGCGGCCTAAAGCCTTCGCATTTCTCCTTCAACATCGAAGGCGGGCGCTGCGAAGTATGCCAGGGCGAAGGCCAGGTGAAGATTGAGATGCAGTTCATGGCCGATATCTACTTGACGTGCGAAAGCTGCGGCGGCCGCAAGTTCAAGCAGGATATTCTGGACGTGAAGTACAAGGAGAAGGGCATCGATGAAGTGCTTGACATGACCATCGCCGACAGCATCGAGTTCTTCAAAGACCAGCCCAAAGTAGCCGAACGCCTCAAGCCACTGGATGATGTGGGCTTGGGCTACATCCGTTTGGGGCAGTCGGCCAATACGCTTTCGGGCGGCGAGGCCCAGCGCGTGAAGCTGGCCTCGTTCCTGACCAAAGGCAACACGCTGCAAAACGACAAGATCCTGTTCATCTTCGACGAACCCAGCACCGGCCTGCACTTCCACGACATCAACAAGCTGCTCAAGGCCTTGAATGCGCTGGTGGAACAAGGCAATTCGGTCCTGATCATCGAGCACAACATGGACATCATCAAGTGCGCCGACTGGGTTATCGACTTAGGCCCGGAAGGCGGCATCAACGGCGGGCACTTGCTGTTTGAAGGCACGCCGGAGGAGATGGCAAAGCTCAAGGACACCAACCACACGGCGCGGTTCCTGGCCGAAAAGCTGTAA
- a CDS encoding type I restriction enzyme HsdR N-terminal domain-containing protein translates to MPISSPLASLYSVLQNIRTNAETNAALLRKNEAATRAALIDPILRTLGWDTTDIRMVEPEKTINTAWRADYALHNSEGKIELLVEAKCLGSDLEKFSVVQQLLSYAFGFGVQKILITDGLNWHFYSEFNPGNQHYGASFNLLQDDLVVCALHLIQWLDAAHSGHGVFAPNNEQISYTHSVTLETPRRVETKNVISSEPKMPNSHFVELDRVHTLQLQPNQKPTQLRLPDGTVKAIKSWKDILIEACEHLIKQNPTISLPFPDKAGKKTALLSWQKPPQGISSHSLSLQNKPIFVYTNYSASACLANALYVFSKMSASAQQVAPAVAF, encoded by the coding sequence ATGCCCATTTCTAGTCCGTTAGCCTCGCTTTATAGTGTCTTACAAAATATCCGCACCAACGCCGAAACTAATGCCGCGTTACTTCGCAAAAATGAAGCTGCAACTCGTGCAGCCCTGATTGATCCGATTTTGCGCACACTCGGCTGGGATACTACTGATATCCGCATGGTAGAACCGGAAAAAACAATCAATACTGCTTGGCGCGCCGATTATGCTCTCCACAATTCCGAGGGCAAAATAGAGTTGCTGGTTGAAGCCAAATGCTTGGGATCGGACCTTGAAAAATTCAGTGTGGTACAGCAGCTATTAAGCTACGCCTTTGGCTTCGGGGTGCAGAAGATCCTGATTACTGATGGCCTTAACTGGCATTTTTACAGCGAATTCAACCCAGGAAATCAGCACTATGGCGCCAGCTTCAACTTGTTGCAGGACGATTTGGTAGTCTGCGCTTTACACCTGATTCAGTGGCTGGATGCGGCGCACAGTGGACATGGGGTATTTGCACCAAATAATGAGCAAATTTCTTATACTCATTCCGTTACTTTAGAAACACCTCGGAGAGTTGAAACAAAGAATGTGATCTCTTCTGAACCTAAAATGCCTAATAGTCACTTTGTTGAGCTAGATCGTGTCCATACGCTACAACTACAACCCAACCAGAAGCCGACCCAATTGCGGCTACCAGATGGAACAGTAAAAGCTATCAAATCTTGGAAGGATATATTGATAGAAGCTTGTGAGCATTTGATAAAGCAAAATCCAACTATTTCACTGCCATTTCCAGATAAGGCCGGTAAAAAAACCGCACTGCTTTCTTGGCAGAAACCACCCCAAGGCATCAGCAGTCACTCGCTTAGCCTTCAGAACAAGCCCATATTTGTGTATACTAACTACAGTGCATCTGCTTGCTTAGCTAATGCTTTATACGTGTTCAGCAAAATGTCGGCTTCTGCTCAACAAGTTGCTCCAGCAGTGGCGTTTTAG
- the dinB gene encoding DNA polymerase IV — MEQEEQRKIIHLDMDAFYASVEQRDNPELRGRPVAVGGSRQRGVVAAASYEARLFGVRSAMASSVALRRCPELVFVKPRFDVYKAISQQIRAIFAEYTPLIEPLSLDEAYLDVTTNLKNIASATRIAQQIRAEIKAQTQLTASAGVSYNKFLAKLASDHQKPDGLFVIKPEEGLKFVEALAVGQFHGIGKVTAAKMNQLGIFTGLDLRQQSEAFLRQHFGKAGGYYYAIARAEDHRPVVADRLRKSVGSETTFEQDLTLPEELTTGLQPCVEDVWAYCEKAGTLGRTVTVKVKYTDFQQITRSRSYLGPITSKAIIEQTSNELVSALLPLAKGVRLLGVSLSNLDTNEPPAAGRQLALPF; from the coding sequence ATGGAGCAGGAAGAGCAGCGCAAAATCATTCACCTAGACATGGATGCATTCTATGCCTCGGTGGAGCAGCGGGACAACCCCGAACTGCGCGGCCGGCCCGTGGCCGTGGGTGGCTCGCGACAACGGGGCGTAGTAGCTGCGGCCAGTTACGAGGCGCGGCTGTTTGGCGTACGCTCGGCCATGGCTTCATCGGTGGCGCTGCGGCGGTGCCCGGAACTGGTGTTTGTGAAGCCGCGCTTCGACGTGTACAAGGCCATTTCGCAGCAGATACGCGCCATTTTTGCCGAGTACACGCCTCTGATTGAGCCGTTATCGCTCGACGAAGCTTACCTCGACGTAACGACCAACCTCAAAAACATTGCCTCCGCTACCCGGATTGCGCAGCAGATTCGGGCGGAAATCAAGGCCCAAACCCAACTGACGGCCTCGGCAGGCGTTTCTTATAATAAGTTCTTGGCGAAGCTAGCTTCTGACCATCAAAAGCCTGATGGTCTGTTTGTTATAAAACCAGAAGAGGGATTGAAGTTTGTAGAGGCGCTGGCGGTGGGCCAGTTTCACGGCATCGGCAAAGTGACGGCGGCCAAAATGAACCAACTGGGCATTTTTACCGGTCTCGATTTGCGGCAGCAATCAGAAGCCTTTCTGCGTCAGCATTTTGGCAAAGCCGGGGGCTACTATTACGCCATCGCCCGGGCCGAAGACCATCGCCCCGTCGTGGCCGATCGCTTGCGCAAGTCGGTGGGGTCGGAAACCACTTTTGAGCAGGATCTGACCTTGCCAGAGGAGCTAACGACGGGGTTGCAGCCTTGCGTGGAGGACGTCTGGGCCTACTGCGAAAAAGCCGGCACACTGGGCCGCACCGTCACGGTGAAAGTGAAATATACTGACTTCCAACAAATTACCCGCAGTCGATCCTATTTAGGCCCCATCACCAGCAAGGCGATTATCGAGCAGACTAGCAACGAGCTGGTCAGCGCGCTCCTGCCGCTGGCCAAAGGCGTGCGTTTGCTGGGGGTTTCGCTGTCCAATTTGGATACCAACGAGCCGCCCGCCGCGGGGCGTCAGCTAGCGTTGCCGTTTTAG
- a CDS encoding sce7726 family protein — MNDPEIRALLYPLLQGGVYVDELPTGTTRADVVHITPEFMHGYEVKGDGDTLQRVTNQLLCYGQTYDFVTFVVTEKHLDKLLPLLPEWVGILIVTAQGDLQAHRPAQYNSTVERSCVASLLRLEEIKQFLLASGLSGVSQLRRGEVLGLLRTTHLVPLSRLAQYVRDRLILRLPQRLLDRAERKAERQRFSALFQKRKRKPPRRKQKKAAAKKGKKAAVRQK, encoded by the coding sequence ATGAACGATCCCGAAATCCGGGCTTTGCTGTATCCGCTGCTGCAAGGCGGTGTGTACGTCGATGAGCTGCCCACCGGCACCACCCGCGCCGATGTCGTGCACATCACCCCCGAGTTCATGCACGGCTACGAGGTGAAAGGCGACGGCGACACGCTGCAACGCGTCACCAACCAACTGCTTTGCTACGGCCAGACCTACGATTTTGTCACCTTCGTCGTGACCGAGAAACACTTGGATAAATTGCTGCCGCTGCTTCCGGAATGGGTTGGCATACTGATCGTTACCGCACAAGGTGATCTGCAAGCCCATCGCCCGGCGCAGTACAACAGCACCGTGGAGCGCTCATGCGTAGCGAGCCTGCTGCGCCTGGAAGAAATCAAGCAATTCCTGCTAGCCAGCGGCCTGTCGGGCGTGAGCCAATTGCGGCGGGGAGAAGTGCTAGGCTTGCTGCGTACCACCCACTTAGTGCCACTTTCGCGCCTGGCCCAATACGTCCGCGACCGCCTGATTCTGCGCTTGCCCCAGCGCCTGCTCGACCGCGCCGAACGCAAAGCCGAACGGCAGCGGTTCAGCGCGTTGTTTCAGAAACGCAAGCGCAAACCGCCGCGCCGCAAACAGAAAAAAGCTGCTGCGAAAAAAGGTAAAAAAGCCGCCGTTCGGCAGAAATAA
- a CDS encoding glycoside hydrolase family 43 protein — MADNLLLPKAKPALYAAAGLLLLSGIAQTAFSAEHDGARQGTKPVAAEAGNPIIKNKYTADPAALVHNGTVYLYTGHDEAAPRQEGYVMHEWLCFSSKDMVNWTEQPVPLRVKDFAWAKDDAWASQVIERNGKFYWYAAVEHGTIHGKAIGVAVADSPTGPFKDARGSALITNDMTTEAKISWDDIDPTVVIDGNNQAYLFWGNTICYYAKLKPNMTELDGPIKKVEGLKNFTEAPWIHKRNGWYYLSYAYQFPEKTAYAMSRTLDGPWEYKGILNELAGNSNTNHQAIIDFKGQSYFIYHNGAISPDGGSFRRSVCIDYLNYNPDGTIKRIVMTTEGVKPAK, encoded by the coding sequence ATGGCAGACAACCTGCTTCTTCCGAAGGCAAAGCCCGCCTTATACGCCGCCGCTGGCCTGCTCTTGCTCTCTGGAATTGCGCAAACCGCTTTTTCAGCTGAGCACGATGGCGCCCGCCAAGGCACCAAGCCAGTGGCTGCCGAAGCCGGAAATCCGATCATCAAAAACAAGTATACTGCCGATCCGGCGGCGCTGGTGCACAACGGCACCGTGTACCTCTACACCGGCCACGATGAGGCTGCGCCGCGTCAGGAAGGGTACGTGATGCACGAGTGGCTGTGCTTTTCGTCGAAGGATATGGTCAACTGGACGGAGCAGCCGGTGCCGTTGCGCGTGAAGGATTTTGCTTGGGCCAAAGACGATGCCTGGGCGTCGCAGGTGATTGAGCGCAACGGCAAGTTTTATTGGTACGCGGCTGTGGAGCACGGCACCATCCACGGCAAAGCAATCGGCGTGGCTGTTGCCGATAGCCCAACCGGCCCGTTTAAGGATGCCCGCGGTTCGGCCCTGATTACCAACGACATGACCACGGAGGCCAAGATTTCGTGGGACGACATCGACCCCACGGTCGTCATCGATGGCAATAACCAGGCGTACTTGTTCTGGGGCAACACGATTTGCTACTACGCCAAGCTCAAGCCCAACATGACCGAGCTGGACGGCCCTATTAAGAAGGTAGAAGGCCTCAAAAACTTCACCGAAGCGCCCTGGATTCACAAGCGTAACGGCTGGTATTATCTGTCGTACGCGTACCAGTTTCCCGAAAAAACGGCCTACGCCATGAGCCGCACCCTCGACGGCCCGTGGGAATACAAGGGCATTCTGAACGAGTTGGCCGGCAACTCCAACACCAACCACCAGGCTATCATTGATTTCAAAGGGCAGTCGTACTTCATTTACCATAACGGCGCTATCTCGCCCGACGGGGGCAGCTTCCGGCGCTCCGTCTGCATCGACTACCTCAACTATAACCCCGACGGCACCATCAAGCGCATCGTGATGACCACGGAGGGCGTGAAGCCAGCAAAATAA
- a CDS encoding alpha/beta hydrolase family protein has protein sequence MRLTFSLSGGLVALLLASAPAAFGQRAALPNLTGQWTGSLRIPTGSSLQLLLHMRDANGRRSATLDIPTQDVQDVAVDRVESRGDSVLLFLTDMKAQFAGRLAPDGRQLKGTWRQNNARLPLMLQRESAEPTPAYAKGNARLKRPQEPVPPLPYRSEEVRFSNASAGVQLAGTLTLPPGKGPFPVAVLLTGSGPQDRDEAVFGHRPFLVIADYLTRQGLAVLRFDDRGVGQSTGDSKNVTAVDYAQDAHAAMTYLRSRPDINSKQIGLIGHSEGGAAGVRTAAQGLSPAFLVLLGTAGLPGSEVAVRQALDMARFKTSDPNVLANVEKRQRAAIQVVQRTLDNAQAQEQIVKIMLPDIPLPAEQANQLKAVVHAQAATMTTPAFRFLLSDNPQQTLRAVKCPVLALIGSKDLQVAPDANLQAIDKALKASGNRDVTVRELPGLNHMFQTATTGNIAEYSQIQETVSPVALRTMSDWLIKHVR, from the coding sequence ATGCGTTTGACTTTTTCCTTGAGCGGCGGCCTGGTGGCATTGCTGCTTGCTTCTGCTCCGGCTGCGTTTGGGCAACGCGCGGCTCTTCCGAACCTAACCGGCCAATGGACCGGAAGCCTGCGAATCCCAACGGGTTCTTCGCTTCAGCTGTTGCTGCACATGCGCGACGCCAACGGCCGCCGCTCCGCCACGCTCGACATTCCGACTCAGGATGTGCAGGACGTTGCAGTAGACCGGGTGGAGTCGCGCGGCGACAGCGTGTTGCTTTTTCTTACGGATATGAAGGCCCAGTTTGCGGGCCGCCTAGCTCCCGACGGACGGCAACTCAAGGGTACGTGGCGCCAGAACAACGCGCGCTTGCCGTTGATGCTACAGCGGGAAAGCGCCGAGCCAACTCCGGCCTACGCCAAAGGCAACGCCAGGTTGAAGCGGCCGCAGGAGCCCGTACCGCCCCTGCCCTACCGCTCGGAAGAAGTGCGTTTTTCCAACGCCAGTGCGGGCGTGCAGCTGGCGGGCACACTCACGTTGCCGCCCGGCAAAGGTCCTTTTCCGGTGGCGGTGCTGCTGACTGGCTCCGGCCCTCAAGACCGTGATGAAGCCGTATTTGGGCACCGGCCTTTCTTGGTAATAGCCGACTATCTTACCCGTCAGGGCTTAGCTGTCCTGCGCTTCGACGACCGCGGCGTGGGCCAATCAACAGGCGATTCGAAGAACGTGACGGCAGTTGATTATGCGCAGGATGCCCATGCGGCTATGACTTATTTGCGCAGTCGCCCCGATATCAATAGCAAGCAAATTGGCCTGATTGGGCACAGCGAAGGCGGGGCCGCCGGTGTGCGCACCGCCGCCCAGGGCCTGAGCCCGGCTTTCTTGGTGCTGCTGGGCACGGCCGGCTTGCCCGGCTCAGAAGTAGCAGTACGTCAGGCACTTGACATGGCCCGCTTCAAAACCAGCGACCCCAACGTGCTGGCCAACGTGGAGAAGCGCCAGCGCGCTGCCATTCAGGTAGTGCAGCGCACCTTAGACAATGCGCAGGCTCAGGAGCAGATTGTGAAAATTATGCTGCCCGATATTCCGTTGCCCGCCGAGCAAGCCAACCAGCTCAAGGCCGTGGTGCATGCGCAGGCAGCCACCATGACAACGCCCGCGTTCCGGTTTCTGCTCTCCGACAACCCGCAGCAAACTCTGCGCGCAGTAAAGTGCCCGGTGCTGGCCCTTATCGGCTCCAAAGATTTGCAGGTGGCCCCCGACGCCAACCTACAAGCCATCGACAAAGCTTTGAAAGCCAGCGGCAACCGCGACGTAACCGTACGTGAGCTGCCCGGCCTCAACCACATGTTCCAAACGGCCACGACGGGCAACATTGCCGAGTACTCGCAGATTCAGGAGACGGTTTCGCCGGTGGCCCTGCGCACCATGAGCGATTGGCTCATCAAACACGTGCGCTAG